From Zingiber officinale cultivar Zhangliang chromosome 5B, Zo_v1.1, whole genome shotgun sequence, the proteins below share one genomic window:
- the LOC121984490 gene encoding 60S ribosomal protein L32-1-like produces the protein MAVPLLTKKIVKKRVKKFKRPQSDRKICVKENWRRPKGIDSRVRRKFKGCTLMPNIGYGSDKKTRHYLPNRFKKFVVQNVADLELLMMHNRTYCAEIGHSVSTKKRKLIVERAAQLDIVVTNKLARLRSQEDE, from the exons ATGGCTGTCCCTCTGCTTACGAAGAAGATTGTGAAGAAGCGCGTGAAGAAGTTCAAGAGGCCTCAGAGCGACCGCAAGATATGCGTGAAG GAAAATTGGCGCAGACCCAAGGGAATTGATTCTCGTGTGAGAAGGAAGTTCAAGGGCTGCACCTTGATGCCCAATATTGGTTATGGCTCTGACAAGAAGACACGCCACTACCTTCCCAACAGATTTAAGAAGTTTGTGGTACAAAATGTTGCTGATTTGGAATTGCTAATGATGCACAACAG GACCTACTGTGCTGAAATTGGGCATAGTGTTTCAACAAAGAAGCGCAAGTTGATCGTCGAACGAGCTGCACAACTCGATATCGTGGTGACCAACAAGCTAGCAAGGCTTCGCAGCCAGGAGGACGAGTGA
- the LOC121984491 gene encoding pentatricopeptide repeat-containing protein At1g06710, mitochondrial-like: MSRRAAAVILFQSPAVFSLFGVKRCFLPIQSPISLGNPLKRPRLHHFSTGSSCSSPRDDLDGLVDAEFGFLPNGESADRQDHQEGSISLKDFAFLHEAAAGDHEAHYEKSAGSGNFSEDAILIVNAIRACGSDFDHKTMETLRQFRGKLNESLVIEVLRLIKTPDLSLRFFIWAGRQIGYSHTDSVYDVLIEILGFDKKNRVPQDFLREIEQDDQEILERLLNVLVRKCCHNGFWNDALEELGRLKDFGYKPSKVTYNALLQVLLSADQLGPAFLVHKEMSDAGFGLNRFTIGCYAQSLCKAGRWVEAINIIEREDFTLDTVLSTQMISGLLEASLFEEAMSFLHRMRSNSYVPNVVTYQTLLSGFLKKKQLGWCKRIIKMMITEGCNPSPSLFNSLMHGYCSTKDYAYAYKLLKKMIACGCQPGYVTYNIFIGGVCGNKEFPSSELLELAEHAYEEMLNAGFVLNKINVGNFAQCLCHMGKFDKAFQIIKEMMGKGFAPDCNTYTKVIDVLCQASKLEEAFLLFQEMKKNDVVPDVYTYTILIDTFCKVGLIKQASRWFNEMQINGCTPNVVTYTALIHAYLKTKQVSKANELFKSMISMGCIPNVITYTALIDGLCKAGEIDGACHIYARMRGDCEKITDNYFNDGSIEILEPNVFTYGALVDGLCKAHKVVEARDLLNAMSSAGCDPNQIVYDALIDGFCKVGKLDDAQEVFVRMSQNGYIPSVYTYSSLIDRLFKDKRLDLALKVLSKMLESSCSPNVVTYTEMIDGLCKVGKTEEAHKLLIMMEEKGCIPNVVTYTALIDGFGKACKIDMCLELFRQMTAKSCAPNFITYRILINHCCTAGLLDVAHKLLEEMKQTYWPRHISSYSNVIQGFSKKFISSLGLLDEITNYKTIPLAPVYNILIFSFSKAGNLERAMELHREIEGSLSGSSVANRKMYSSVIEGLCLSSQIEKAFDLYSKMITRGCVPELVTFSYLVKGLLMANKWEEGLQLLYCACHMGIDWHYDEPSDGS, from the exons ATGAGCCGACGTGCAGCGGCGGTGATTCTCTTCCAGTCTCCTGCCGTTTTCTCCTTGTTTGGCGTCAAACGCTGTTTCTTGCCGATTCAATCACCGATTTCCCTCGGCAATCCCTTGAAGAGGCCCCGCCTTCACCACTTCAGCACCGGTAGTAGCTGTTCCTCACCCCGCGATGATTTGGATGGATTAGTCGATGCGGAGTTCGGATTTCTGCCCAACGGTGAGTCTGCCGATCGACAGGATCATCAGGAGGGATCAATCTCGCTGAAAGACTTCGCCTTTTTACACGAAGCCGCTGCTGGAGACCATGAGGCCCACTATGAGAAGTCTGCTGGTTCAGGAAACTTCTCCGAGGATGCCATTTTGATCGTCAATGCTATTAGGGCATGTGGAAGTGACTTTGATCACAAGACGATGGAGACACTTAGGCAATTCAGAGGAAAATTGAACGAGTCATTGGTGATTGAGGTATTAAGGTTAATCAAAACTCCTGATTTGTCTCTCAGATTCTTTATTTGGGCTGGTCGGCAGATTGGCTATAGCCACACGGATTCAGTGTATGATGTATTGATAGAAATTTTAGGCTTTGATAAGAAGAACAGAGTTCCTCAGGATTTTCTTAGAGAAATTGAACAGGATGACCAAGAAATTCTTGAGAGGTTGCTAAATGTTTTGGTAAGGAAGTGCTGTCATAATGGTTTTTGGAATGATGCTCTGGAAGAGCTTGGTCGTTTGAAGGATTTTGGATACAAGCCGTCCAAGGTGACATACAATGCTTTGCTGCAAGTTCTTTTGAGTGCAGACCAACTAGGTCCAGCTTTTTTGGTACATAAAGAGATGTCTGATGCAGGATTTGGTTTGAACAGGTTCACAATAGGCTGCTATGCCCAATCTTTGTGTAAAGCAGGACGGTGGGTTGAAGCTATTAATATTATAGAGAGAGAAGATTTTACTCTAGATACAGTGTTATCTACTCAAATGATTAGTGGATTGTTGGAAGCTTCTCTTTTTGAAGAAGCCATGTCTTTCCTTCATAGGATGAGGTCTAATTCATATGTCCCTAATGTTGTGACATATCAGACATTGCTTTCAGGGTTTCTCAAGAAGAAGCAGCTTGGTTGGTGTAAGAGAATTATTAAAATGATGATTACAGAGGGTTGCAATCCAAGCCCATCTTTGTTTAATTCTCTAATGCACGGATACTGTTCTACCAAAGACTATGCTTATGCATATAAGCTATTAAAGAAGATGATTGCTTGTGGTTGTCAACCAGGCTATGTGACCTATAACATATTTATTGGGGGAGTATGTGGAAATAAAGAGTTCCCAAGTTCTGAATTGCTGGAGTTGGCAGAACATGCATACGAGGAGATGCTGAATGCAGGATTTGTGCTAAACAAAATAAATGTGGGCAATTTTGCACAATGTCTTTGTCACATGGGGAAATTTGATAAGGCATTTCAGATTATAAAGGAGATGATGGGAAAGGGATTTGCTCCTGATTGTAACACATACACAAAGGTTATTGATGTTCTTTGCCAAGCAAGTAAATTAGAGGAGGCTTTCCTTTTATttcaagaaatgaagaagaatgATGTTGTGCCTGATGTTTATACATATACAATTTTAATCGACACTTTTTGCAAGGTGGGGCTAATTAAACAGGCTAGTAGATGGTTCAATGAAATGCAGATAAATGGTTGTACCCCAAATGTAGTGACTTATACTGCACTTATACATGCTTACTTGAAAACAAAACAAGTCTCCAAGGCTAATGAACTTTTCAAGAGCATGATTAGCATGGGTTGTATTCCAAACGTCATCACCTACACTGCATTGATTGATGGTCTTTGCAAGGCTGGAGAGATTGATGGTGCTTGTCATATCTATGCTAGGATGAGAGGAGATTGTGAGAAAATTACTGACAATTACTTTAATGATGGAAGCATTGAAATCTTAGAGCCAAATGTTTTTACATATGGTGCATTGGTTGATGGCTTATGTAAAGCTCATAAAGTAGTTGAGGCTCGTGATTTACTCAATGCAATGTCATCTGCTGGTTGTGATCCTAATCAGATTGTTTATGATGCCCTCATTGATGGGTTTTGCAAGGTTGGCAAACTTGATGATGCACAGGAGGTATTTGTTAGAATGTCTCAAAATGGTTATATTCCTAGTGTATATACATACAGCTCCCTTAttgataggttatttaaggatAAACGTCTCGATCTTGCTTTGAAAGTTCTCTCCAAAATGTTAGAGAGCTCTTGTTCTCCAAATGTCGTCACATATACTGAGATGATTGATGGCCTTTGTAAGGTAGGTAAAACAGAGGAGGCCCATAAGCTTTTAATTATGATGGAAGAAAAAGGATGTATTCCGAATGTCGTGACTTACACCGCCCTGATAGATGGGTTTGGGAAAGCATGTAAAATCGATATGTGCTTAGAGCTTTTTAGACAAATGACTGCAAAGAGTTGTGCCCCAAATTTTATCACTTACAGAATATTGATAAACCATTGTTGCACTGCTGGCCTTCTTGATGTCGCTCACAAGCTTCTGGAGGAGATGAAGCAGACTTATTGGCCAAGGCACATATCCAGTTATTCTAATGTCATCCAAGGATTCAGCAAGAAGTTTATTAGTTCACTTGGCCTCTTAGATGAGATAACAAACTATAAAACGATACCACTTGCTCCTGTTTACAACATTCTAATATTTAGTTTCTCAAAAGCTGGTAATCTGGAAAGGGCTATGGAATTGCACAGAGAGATAGAAGGCAGTTTGTCAGGTTCAAGTGTTGCAAACAGAAAAATGTACAGTTCAGTTATTGAGGGCCTTTGTTTATCATCTCAGATTGAGAAGGCCTTTGATTTATACAGTAAAATGATAACAAGAGGATGTGTGCCGGAACTAGTAACTTTCTCTTACCTTGTTAAGGGACTCCTAATGGCTAATAAATGGGAAGAAGGGCTCCAGCTTCTTTACTGTGCATGCCACATG GGTATAGATTGGCACTATGATGAACCATCTGATGGGAGCTAG